TGACGTGCAAGCCGCCGAACAGGCCGCAGGCGTCGCGGCTGACTGGAACGCCGCACTGATGAAGGCGCTCGGCGAGGCCCTCGAACGCTACAGCGCGGGCGTCTATCGCGACGACGACTTCGAGAGCGGGCGACCCGCAGACTTCCAATCCGGCGGTCCCGCCGACTTCGATTCGGTGGTCGCTCCCGACCGGTTCGTGCGACCCGAAGACTGGCCCGAACCCGACCCGACGGAGTCGATTCGGTGGGTCGAAGGCTCGGACCTTCACACTGACGAGCGAACCTTGCTTCCCGCCGAGTTCGTCCAGTTCCCCCCTCCGGAGACGCGTTACAAACCCTCCATCACGACCGGTCTCGGGTTAGGGAATTCGTCGGTCGAAGCACTGCTGTCGGGACTCTACGAGACCATAGAGCGCGACGCGACGATGCTCTCGTGGTACTCCTCGTTCGACCCGCTCGGACTGCGCGTCGAGAGCGACGCCTTCGAGACGCTCGAAAAGCGCGCCCGAGCGGAAGAACTCTCCGTGACGCCCCTCCTTGTCACGCAAGACGTAGACGTGCCAGTCGTCGCAGTCGCCGTCCACCGCGAAAATTCATGGCCTCAGTTCGCCGTCGGGTCGGACGCCGACTTGGACCCGGACGCGGCGGCTACCTCCGCACTCGCAGAAGCACTCCAGAACTGGATGGAACTGCGCTCGATGGGCCGCGAAGACGCCGCCGACGCAGACGGCGCTATCGGCGAGTACGCCGACTTCCCCGAGACGGCCCGCGAGTTCGTCGCCGTCGAGACGGAGATTCCGAGCGCGAGCGTCGGTGCTGACGACGCGAGCGGAGAAGCCGAACTCGACGCCGTCCTCGACAGAGTCGCCGACGCGGACCTCGACGTCTACGCGGCTCGGCTCACCCCCCGCGACGTGGAGGCGGTCGGCTTCGAGGCAGTTCGCGTCCTCGCTCCAGAGGCGCAACCGCTCTTTACGGGCGACTCCTTCTTCGGCGAGAGGGCCCGAACTGTCCCCGGAGAACTGGGCTTCGAGTTCCGGCCAGAGCGCGAACCGCATCCGTACCCCTAAGAGCCGACACTTCGAAGTCCCGCTATGAACGAGGCCGAACA
The sequence above is a segment of the Halorussus halophilus genome. Coding sequences within it:
- a CDS encoding YcaO-like family protein gives rise to the protein MSPTVALVGSGPAAEATMAALGDANADVVQTDVERIAAADLAVVADAVGATAFERATEVARESGTPWLAVELGGVGGYAVPEVDAAVSGFAPPTACFDCLRTRVAANAEEGTDSPDIDQANARFAGALAGREAATLVSGGESSVLGGVLELPHAERNVLPVPGCSCATGTHRDPTLDRGYTDVAIDDALARAEETVDDRVGVVSSIGEVESFPAPYYLAQVADTTGFSDVQAAEQAAGVAADWNAALMKALGEALERYSAGVYRDDDFESGRPADFQSGGPADFDSVVAPDRFVRPEDWPEPDPTESIRWVEGSDLHTDERTLLPAEFVQFPPPETRYKPSITTGLGLGNSSVEALLSGLYETIERDATMLSWYSSFDPLGLRVESDAFETLEKRARAEELSVTPLLVTQDVDVPVVAVAVHRENSWPQFAVGSDADLDPDAAATSALAEALQNWMELRSMGREDAADADGAIGEYADFPETAREFVAVETEIPSASVGADDASGEAELDAVLDRVADADLDVYAARLTPRDVEAVGFEAVRVLAPEAQPLFTGDSFFGERARTVPGELGFEFRPEREPHPYP